The Platichthys flesus chromosome 18, fPlaFle2.1, whole genome shotgun sequence genome includes a window with the following:
- the LOC133973751 gene encoding probable serine/threonine-protein kinase kinX isoform X4: MTEAVEARSSTTTMVIDSKSSDAGSQSRRTPKKTFTEDVSSTFSSPLAWILVLALVITWSCVFVIMFDLMDYKTLSGGLTKISSDPMKVVNDAVEESTNLISLMFKFAANLIAPEEDEGNLYAVRKKGEFLPSRSKVVGMQAKTTPPVVDAVEEEEEGDEEEASEEEEEDEGDAEEGEQLEEYEEEYEEEYEEYDEYDEDEEYEDEEEYDEEEEEYEEEEYEDEEEYEEEEEEYEEEEAEGEVEAELEVEGAGVVEDDDEEGAEVVGEVEEEEEEEEEDEEEGAEAVEEMEEEEEEEEGEEEEGTAVVEEEEDEEDEEQGAEAVAGDEIEEEEGQEVEDKVGEEEEEKEEEEGPAEEEQEEEKKDEEEDVAEEEEKGVAAEVEQDDEDDDEDEKEPEAAVADIDEGEIKEEAAEEEEAKENEDDEVEEEKIDASDEDDEGESAAADAEDDDDEVSPEPSSTSEDEESAVSPDSESDAPVDVKDTDEDETLPEVDDEDHEHKDEGDKDDGEDEDDEDDEDDEFIDSSDLSESALLSSDEEAEEDGGDDDDEDDKLAEGVATSDSEEDYLQLDLPPVAAVSEDDEDDEIEDHKLPELENLLLLAALEDDDEDLKETDEDEDDDEDLEDVSVASSEHFADDEDDDEDSDIRDDDLDIDFDKDVPVELDDEDDDDDHHKTDDDEEDDDKDEEEVEFAPLESTDSGVLGDDDDDDALETDEESVGETVFSDDITYDTSDEDDDEDIDSSSFEFSLDQEEIKETFIYTEKDEDEVISEFLAGEEEDDDDGDDEEKEDDEDDNVLLTAPTVAASFVQEEAVKTEVDEEEEQLRQAGDEDEAEEEDTEETASVTSQPAAPVEEDEGGDEEPPAKTQRSVDDSEDEKEEYDEDDDEERAEVEVIRPLPEPEEEATKSEAPDCPCLHSAKTKESSTKTAENKEAPRRVSATRRKKVSDREAVKTDGKPKRKALPRIVSPPPRIRKIRRIPALLRAKKVEKTKPSKPETATKRQEDVPESGQEVGPCRPAPVYCPSPPGWYVHHIVTDNPYPPPTMPAPSAPVLTVHPGAPPMQPLYHQPPPPLMQYQPYPPPVMQPVMQPVMQPVMQPPPEAAQPAEAAAPEAPEQEAPVQPEVKAPAAEAPPAAPRLHVFPKEPVTVEEEVKAASPMKAAKKKSTQEADSEKEPPAAKPKTKKEAVDSKDKTKAAPAKKDSAAKEEKTKSPAAAKKEKTVKEKPETAAAAKKEPAAVRQKRKSSSEKTASPVKSKAKTAPVKKDPEPIRLRPRLDSIKRANVTSPTKEEKPSRPSSSEPAKVKSETSAERKGKAEKAEKKSVKDAQDKEKQPSEANKAKSASCAA; this comes from the exons GAGGCCTCACCAAGATCAGCTCCGACCCCATGAAGGTGGTGAACGATGCGGTGGAGGAATCGACAAACCTGATCAGCTTGATGTTCAAATTCGCCGCCAACCTGATCGCcccagaggaagatgaag GGAATCTGTACGCCGtgagaaaaaaag GAGAATTTTTGCCGTCTCGGAGTAAAG TTGTAGGGATGCAAGCAAAGACGACACCACCAGTGGTGGAcgctgtggaggaagaggaggagggagatgaagaggaggcctccgaggaggaggaggaggatgaaggagatgCAGAAGAGGGGGAACAACTAGAGGAGTATGAAGAGGAGTATGAAGAGGAGTATGAAGAGTATGATGAGTACGATGAAGATGAGGAATATGAGGACGAGGAAGAgtatgatgaggaggaggaagaatatgaggaggaggaatatgaggatgaggaagagtatgaggaggaggaggaagaatatgaggaggaggaagccgaAGGAGAAGTGGAGGCAGAACTGGAGGTAGAGGGGGCAGGGGTAGTTGAAGACGATGACGAAGAGGGAGCAGAAGTTGTGGgggaggtagaggaagaggaggaggaggaagaagaagatgaagaggagggagcagaagccgtggaggagatggaggaagaggaagaggaggaagaaggagaagaagaagagggaacagcagtggtggaggaggaagaggatgaagaagacgaagagCAGGGAGCAGAAGCGGTGGCGGGAGATgagatagaggaagaggagggacaaGAAGTGGAGGACAAGgtaggggaggaggaagaggagaaggaggaggaagaaggacctgcagaggaagaacaagaggaggagaagaaagatgaagaagaggatgtggcagaggaagaggagaagggggtAGCTGCTGAGGTGGAgcaagatgatgaagatgatgatgaggatgagaaggaacctgaagcagctgtggCAGACATTGATGAAGGTGAAATCAAAGAAGAggctgcagaagaagaggaagccaaagaaaatgaagatgatgaggtaGAGGAAGAGAAGATAGATGCttctgatgaagatgatgaaggagagtctgcagctgctgatgcTGAAGATGACGATGATGAAGTTTCTCCTGAACCTAGTTCCACCTCGGAGGATGAAGAGTCGGCCGTGTCTCCCGACTCAGAGTCTGACGCACCTGTTGATGTCAAAGACACCGATGAAGATGAGACTCTGCCTGAAGTCGATGATGAAGACCATGAACATAAAGATGAAGGCGACAAAGATGATGGAGAAGAcgaagatgatgaagacgacGAAGATGATGAGTTCATCGACAGCTCGGACCTCAGTGAATCTGCACTTCTCTCGAGTgatgaggaggcagaggaggatggCGGCGAcgacgatgatgaagatgacaaACTAGCAGAGGGTGTTGCAACATCTGACAGCGAGGAAGACTACCTGCAGCTTGATCTTCCTCCTGTCGCCGCAGTtagtgaggatgatgaagatgatgagatTGAGGATCATAAACTCCCAGAACTCGagaatcttcttcttctggccGCTCTTGAAGATGACGATGAAGACCTGAAGGAAACtgatgaggacgaggatgatgatgaagatctGGAGGACGTCTCAGTTGCCTCCTCTGAGCACTTtgcagatgatgaagatgacgatGAAGACAGTGACATCAGAGACGATGACCTTGACATTGACTTTGACAAAGACGTCCCCGTTGAGCTcgacgatgaagatgatgatgatgatcatcaCAAAAccgatgatgatgaagaggatgatgataaagacgaggaggaagttGAATTTGCTCCCTTGGAGAGTACAGACAGTGGAGTcctaggtgatgatgatgatgatgatgctctgGAAACAGATGAAGAGTCTGTCGGAGAGACTGTCTTCAGTGATGACATCACCTATGACACAAGTGATGAAGACGACGATGAAGATATTGATTCCAGCTCGTTTGAGTTCAGCCTCGATCAAGaagaaattaaagaaacattcatttacacagaaaaagatgaagatgaggtcATATCAGAGTTTTTAGCtggtgaggaagaggacgatgatgatggtgatgatgaagagaaggaagatgatgaagatgacaaCGTTCTGCTCACAG CCCCCACTGTAGCGGCGTCCTTTGTCCAGGAGGAGGCAGTAAAGACTGAAgtggatgaggaagaggagcagctccgTCAGgctggtgatgaagatgaggctgaggaggaggacacagaggaaactG CCTCGGTCACCAGTCAGCCTGCTGCTCCCGtcgaggaagacgagggaggaGACGAAGAGCCGCCGGCCAAAACGCAGAGATCTGTGGATGATTCTGAAGATGAGAAAGAGGAGTACGATGAAGATGACGATGAGGAGCGGGCGGAGGTGGAGGTGATCAGACCTCTGCCTGAACCGGAGGAGGAAGCGACGAAGAGTGAAGCCCCAG ATTGTCCGTGTTTACATTCTGCTAAAACCAAAGAGTCCAGCACCAAGACGGCAGAGAACAAAG AGGCTCCAAGGAGGGTTTCAGCCACGAGGAGGAAAAAGg TTTCAGACCGTGAAGCTGTGAAAACAGACGGCAAACCGAAAAGAAAAG CTCTTCCCAGAATAGTGAGTCCGCCTCCGAGGATCAGGAAGATCAGGAGGATCCCGGCTCTTCTCAGAG CCAAGAAAGTAGAGAAGACCAAACCTTCCAAACCAG AGACAGCGACCAAAAGACAAGAGGACGTCCCCGAGTCTGGACAAGAAG TCGGCCCCTGCAGACCTGCACCCGTCTACTGCCCGTCCCCCCCCGGCTGGTACG TTCACCACATCGTCACAGACAACCcgtatcccccccccaccatgcCAG CTCCGTCTGCTCCGGTCCTCACCGTCCATCCCGGAGCGCCGCCCATGCAGCCGCTCTACCATCAACCACCCCCCCCACTGATGCAGTATCAACCCTATCCGCCGCCGGTGATGCAgccggtgatgcagccagtgaTGCAGCCGGTGATGCAGCCGCCGCCCGAAGCAGCTCAGCCGGCTGAAGCTGCAGCGCCAGAGGCCCCAGAGCAGGAGGCCCCGGTTCAGCCGGAGGTCAAGGCTCCAGCTGCCGAAGCTCCGCCGGCGGCACCTCGGCTCCACG tttttccTAAAGAGCCAGTGActgtggaggaagaggtgaaGGCTGCATCCCCCATGAAGG CTGCTAAGAAGAAATCCACTCAGGAGGCTGATTCAGAAAAAG AGCCGCCAGCAGCCAAACCGAAAACAAAGAAAG AAGCTGTTGATTCTAAAGACAAAACCAAAGCAGCCCCAGCAAAGAAAG ACTCAGCAGcaaaagaagagaaaaccaAAAGTCCGGCAGCAGCTAAAAAAG agaaaactgtgaaagaaaaacctgaAACCGCTGCAGCTGCAAAGAAAG AGCCTGCAGCTGTTCGTCAGAAGAGGAAATCATCCTCTGAAAAGACGG CGTCTCCTGTCAAGAGCAAAGCCAAGACAGCTCCTGTGAAGAAAG ATCCGGAGCCGATCAGACTGAGACCGAGACTCGACTCCATCAAGAGGGCGAACGTGACGTCTCCGACCAAAGAGGAGAAACCGTCCAGACCTTCGTCCTCTGAACCAG ccaAGGTGAAGTCAGAAACCTCGGCAGAGAGGAAAG GCAAAGCTGAAAAGGCTGAGAAGAAATCTGTCAAAGACGCTCAAG ATAAAGAGAAACAGCCGTCAGAAGCCA ACAAAGCAAAGAGCGCTTCCTGTGCGGCCTGA
- the LOC133973751 gene encoding triadin-like isoform X3, with amino-acid sequence MTEAVEARSSTTTMVIDSKSSDAGSQSRRTPKKTFTEDVSSTFSSPLAWILVLALVITWSCVFVIMFDLMDYKTLSGGLTKISSDPMKVVNDAVEESTNLISLMFKFAANLIAPEEDEGNLYAVRKKGEFLPSRSKVVGMQAKTTPPVVDAVEEEEEGDEEEASEEEEEDEGDAEEGEQLEEYEEEYEEEYEEYDEYDEDEEYEDEEEYDEEEEEYEEEEYEDEEEYEEEEEEYEEEEAEGEVEAELEVEGAGVVEDDDEEGAEVVGEVEEEEEEEEEDEEEGAEAVEEMEEEEEEEEGEEEEGTAVVEEEEDEEDEEQGAEAVAGDEIEEEEGQEVEDKVGEEEEEKEEEEGPAEEEQEEEKKDEEEDVAEEEEKGVAAEVEQDDEDDDEDEKEPEAAVADIDEGEIKEEAAEEEEAKENEDDEVEEEKIDASDEDDEGESAAADAEDDDDEVSPEPSSTSEDEESAVSPDSESDAPVDVKDTDEDETLPEVDDEDHEHKDEGDKDDGEDEDDEDDEDDEFIDSSDLSESALLSSDEEAEEDGGDDDDEDDKLAEGVATSDSEEDYLQLDLPPVAAVSEDDEDDEIEDHKLPELENLLLLAALEDDDEDLKETDEDEDDDEDLEDVSVASSEHFADDEDDDEDSDIRDDDLDIDFDKDVPVELDDEDDDDDHHKTDDDEEDDDKDEEEVEFAPLESTDSGVLGDDDDDDALETDEESVGETVFSDDITYDTSDEDDDEDIDSSSFEFSLDQEEIKETFIYTEKDEDEVISEFLAGEEEDDDDGDDEEKEDDEDDNVLLTAPTVAASFVQEEAVKTEVDEEEEQLRQAGDEDEAEEEDTEETASVTSQPAAPVEEDEGGDEEPPAKTQRSVDDSEDEKEEYDEDDDEERAEVEVIRPLPEPEEEATKSEAPDCPCLHSAKTKESSTKTAENKEAPRRVSATRRKKVSDREAVKTDGKPKRKALPRIVSPPPRIRKIRRIPALLRAKKVEKTKPSKPETATKRQEDVPESGQEVGPCRPAPVYCPSPPGWYVHHIVTDNPYPPPTMPAPSAPVLTVHPGAPPMQPLYHQPPPPLMQYQPYPPPVMQPVMQPVMQPVMQPPPEAAQPAEAAAPEAPEQEAPVQPEVKAPAAEAPPAAPRLHEPVTVEEEVKAASPMKAAKKKSTQEADSEKEPPAAKPKTKKEAVDSKDKTKAAPAKKDSAAKEEKTKSPAAAKKEKTVKEKPETAAAAKKEPAAVRQKRKSSSEKTASPVKSKAKTAPVKKDPEPIRLRPRLDSIKRANVTSPTKEEKPSRPSSSEPAKVKSETSAERKGKAEKAEKKSVKDAQGIRSRLDSRLEEESQTEDDATEQKKPGQRYFQCIYVPGKNAQYPLRPFTPAMSPATMSPALRSMLEQQQRAARAAGQ; translated from the exons GAGGCCTCACCAAGATCAGCTCCGACCCCATGAAGGTGGTGAACGATGCGGTGGAGGAATCGACAAACCTGATCAGCTTGATGTTCAAATTCGCCGCCAACCTGATCGCcccagaggaagatgaag GGAATCTGTACGCCGtgagaaaaaaag GAGAATTTTTGCCGTCTCGGAGTAAAG TTGTAGGGATGCAAGCAAAGACGACACCACCAGTGGTGGAcgctgtggaggaagaggaggagggagatgaagaggaggcctccgaggaggaggaggaggatgaaggagatgCAGAAGAGGGGGAACAACTAGAGGAGTATGAAGAGGAGTATGAAGAGGAGTATGAAGAGTATGATGAGTACGATGAAGATGAGGAATATGAGGACGAGGAAGAgtatgatgaggaggaggaagaatatgaggaggaggaatatgaggatgaggaagagtatgaggaggaggaggaagaatatgaggaggaggaagccgaAGGAGAAGTGGAGGCAGAACTGGAGGTAGAGGGGGCAGGGGTAGTTGAAGACGATGACGAAGAGGGAGCAGAAGTTGTGGgggaggtagaggaagaggaggaggaggaagaagaagatgaagaggagggagcagaagccgtggaggagatggaggaagaggaagaggaggaagaaggagaagaagaagagggaacagcagtggtggaggaggaagaggatgaagaagacgaagagCAGGGAGCAGAAGCGGTGGCGGGAGATgagatagaggaagaggagggacaaGAAGTGGAGGACAAGgtaggggaggaggaagaggagaaggaggaggaagaaggacctgcagaggaagaacaagaggaggagaagaaagatgaagaagaggatgtggcagaggaagaggagaagggggtAGCTGCTGAGGTGGAgcaagatgatgaagatgatgatgaggatgagaaggaacctgaagcagctgtggCAGACATTGATGAAGGTGAAATCAAAGAAGAggctgcagaagaagaggaagccaaagaaaatgaagatgatgaggtaGAGGAAGAGAAGATAGATGCttctgatgaagatgatgaaggagagtctgcagctgctgatgcTGAAGATGACGATGATGAAGTTTCTCCTGAACCTAGTTCCACCTCGGAGGATGAAGAGTCGGCCGTGTCTCCCGACTCAGAGTCTGACGCACCTGTTGATGTCAAAGACACCGATGAAGATGAGACTCTGCCTGAAGTCGATGATGAAGACCATGAACATAAAGATGAAGGCGACAAAGATGATGGAGAAGAcgaagatgatgaagacgacGAAGATGATGAGTTCATCGACAGCTCGGACCTCAGTGAATCTGCACTTCTCTCGAGTgatgaggaggcagaggaggatggCGGCGAcgacgatgatgaagatgacaaACTAGCAGAGGGTGTTGCAACATCTGACAGCGAGGAAGACTACCTGCAGCTTGATCTTCCTCCTGTCGCCGCAGTtagtgaggatgatgaagatgatgagatTGAGGATCATAAACTCCCAGAACTCGagaatcttcttcttctggccGCTCTTGAAGATGACGATGAAGACCTGAAGGAAACtgatgaggacgaggatgatgatgaagatctGGAGGACGTCTCAGTTGCCTCCTCTGAGCACTTtgcagatgatgaagatgacgatGAAGACAGTGACATCAGAGACGATGACCTTGACATTGACTTTGACAAAGACGTCCCCGTTGAGCTcgacgatgaagatgatgatgatgatcatcaCAAAAccgatgatgatgaagaggatgatgataaagacgaggaggaagttGAATTTGCTCCCTTGGAGAGTACAGACAGTGGAGTcctaggtgatgatgatgatgatgatgctctgGAAACAGATGAAGAGTCTGTCGGAGAGACTGTCTTCAGTGATGACATCACCTATGACACAAGTGATGAAGACGACGATGAAGATATTGATTCCAGCTCGTTTGAGTTCAGCCTCGATCAAGaagaaattaaagaaacattcatttacacagaaaaagatgaagatgaggtcATATCAGAGTTTTTAGCtggtgaggaagaggacgatgatgatggtgatgatgaagagaaggaagatgatgaagatgacaaCGTTCTGCTCACAG CCCCCACTGTAGCGGCGTCCTTTGTCCAGGAGGAGGCAGTAAAGACTGAAgtggatgaggaagaggagcagctccgTCAGgctggtgatgaagatgaggctgaggaggaggacacagaggaaactG CCTCGGTCACCAGTCAGCCTGCTGCTCCCGtcgaggaagacgagggaggaGACGAAGAGCCGCCGGCCAAAACGCAGAGATCTGTGGATGATTCTGAAGATGAGAAAGAGGAGTACGATGAAGATGACGATGAGGAGCGGGCGGAGGTGGAGGTGATCAGACCTCTGCCTGAACCGGAGGAGGAAGCGACGAAGAGTGAAGCCCCAG ATTGTCCGTGTTTACATTCTGCTAAAACCAAAGAGTCCAGCACCAAGACGGCAGAGAACAAAG AGGCTCCAAGGAGGGTTTCAGCCACGAGGAGGAAAAAGg TTTCAGACCGTGAAGCTGTGAAAACAGACGGCAAACCGAAAAGAAAAG CTCTTCCCAGAATAGTGAGTCCGCCTCCGAGGATCAGGAAGATCAGGAGGATCCCGGCTCTTCTCAGAG CCAAGAAAGTAGAGAAGACCAAACCTTCCAAACCAG AGACAGCGACCAAAAGACAAGAGGACGTCCCCGAGTCTGGACAAGAAG TCGGCCCCTGCAGACCTGCACCCGTCTACTGCCCGTCCCCCCCCGGCTGGTACG TTCACCACATCGTCACAGACAACCcgtatcccccccccaccatgcCAG CTCCGTCTGCTCCGGTCCTCACCGTCCATCCCGGAGCGCCGCCCATGCAGCCGCTCTACCATCAACCACCCCCCCCACTGATGCAGTATCAACCCTATCCGCCGCCGGTGATGCAgccggtgatgcagccagtgaTGCAGCCGGTGATGCAGCCGCCGCCCGAAGCAGCTCAGCCGGCTGAAGCTGCAGCGCCAGAGGCCCCAGAGCAGGAGGCCCCGGTTCAGCCGGAGGTCAAGGCTCCAGCTGCCGAAGCTCCGCCGGCGGCACCTCGGCTCCACG AGCCAGTGActgtggaggaagaggtgaaGGCTGCATCCCCCATGAAGG CTGCTAAGAAGAAATCCACTCAGGAGGCTGATTCAGAAAAAG AGCCGCCAGCAGCCAAACCGAAAACAAAGAAAG AAGCTGTTGATTCTAAAGACAAAACCAAAGCAGCCCCAGCAAAGAAAG ACTCAGCAGcaaaagaagagaaaaccaAAAGTCCGGCAGCAGCTAAAAAAG agaaaactgtgaaagaaaaacctgaAACCGCTGCAGCTGCAAAGAAAG AGCCTGCAGCTGTTCGTCAGAAGAGGAAATCATCCTCTGAAAAGACGG CGTCTCCTGTCAAGAGCAAAGCCAAGACAGCTCCTGTGAAGAAAG ATCCGGAGCCGATCAGACTGAGACCGAGACTCGACTCCATCAAGAGGGCGAACGTGACGTCTCCGACCAAAGAGGAGAAACCGTCCAGACCTTCGTCCTCTGAACCAG ccaAGGTGAAGTCAGAAACCTCGGCAGAGAGGAAAG GCAAAGCTGAAAAGGCTGAGAAGAAATCTGTCAAAGACGCTCAAGGTATCAGATCACGTCTGGATTCACGTCTAGAAG AAGAGTCGCAGACTGAAGACGACGCCACAGAACAGAAGAAACCAG GCCAGCGATACTTCCAGTGCATTTACGTCCCTGGTAAAAATGCTCAGTACCCATTACGACCTTTCACCCCAGCGATGTCCCCGGCCACGATGTCCCCTGCACTCCGCTCCAtgttggagcagcagcagcgagcagCCAGGGCGGCGGGGCAGTGA